The following proteins are encoded in a genomic region of Micromonospora olivasterospora:
- the aroC gene encoding chorismate synthase, giving the protein MLRWLTAGESHGPALVAMLEGVPAGIEVTSGEIADELARRRLGYGRGARMSFERDEVEIIGGLRHGLTLGSPVAIRVGNSEWPKWQAVMAADPVDPEELARQARNAPLTRPRPGHADLAGMQKYGHTDARPILERASARETAARVAVGTVAKALVRQALGIEIVSHVVELGPIAVKPGLRPTPEDAERIDADPLRCLDPDASARMVAEVDAAKKAADTLGGVVEVLAYGVPPGLGSHVQWDRKLDARLAAALMSIQAIKGVEIGDGWQQARSRGSEAHDEIVPTATGVRRVTDRAGGLEGGITTGEPLRVKAAMKPISSLNRALATVDVTTGEPATAINQRSDVCAVPAAAVVAEAMVALVLAEAATEKFGGDSVTEMRRNLTGYLDSLVIR; this is encoded by the coding sequence GTGTTGCGCTGGCTGACTGCAGGTGAATCGCATGGTCCCGCCCTGGTCGCGATGCTGGAGGGCGTACCCGCCGGGATCGAGGTGACCAGCGGCGAGATCGCCGACGAGTTGGCCCGCCGCCGGCTCGGCTACGGCCGGGGCGCGCGGATGTCGTTCGAGCGGGACGAGGTCGAGATCATCGGCGGGCTCCGGCACGGGCTGACCCTGGGCAGCCCCGTCGCCATCCGCGTCGGCAACTCGGAGTGGCCGAAGTGGCAGGCCGTGATGGCCGCCGACCCGGTGGACCCGGAGGAGCTGGCCCGGCAGGCCCGCAACGCGCCGCTGACCCGCCCGCGCCCGGGCCACGCCGACCTGGCCGGCATGCAGAAGTACGGCCACACCGACGCCCGGCCGATCCTGGAGCGGGCCAGCGCGCGGGAGACCGCCGCCCGGGTCGCCGTCGGCACGGTGGCGAAGGCCCTCGTCCGGCAGGCGCTCGGCATCGAGATCGTCTCGCACGTGGTGGAGCTGGGCCCGATCGCCGTGAAGCCGGGGCTGCGCCCGACGCCGGAGGACGCCGAGCGGATCGACGCCGACCCGCTGCGCTGCCTCGACCCGGACGCCAGCGCCCGGATGGTCGCCGAGGTCGACGCCGCGAAGAAGGCCGCCGACACGCTCGGCGGGGTGGTCGAGGTGCTGGCGTACGGGGTGCCGCCGGGCCTGGGCAGCCACGTCCAGTGGGACCGCAAGCTCGACGCCCGGCTCGCCGCCGCGCTCATGTCGATCCAGGCGATCAAGGGCGTGGAGATCGGCGACGGCTGGCAGCAGGCCCGGTCGCGCGGCTCGGAGGCGCACGACGAGATCGTGCCGACCGCCACCGGGGTGCGCCGGGTGACCGACCGGGCCGGCGGCCTGGAGGGCGGCATCACCACCGGCGAGCCGCTGCGGGTGAAGGCCGCGATGAAGCCGATCTCCTCGCTGAACCGGGCGCTGGCCACCGTCGACGTCACCACGGGAGAGCCGGCGACGGCGATCAACCAGCGCTCCGACGTCTGCGCCGTGCCGGCCGCCGCCGTGGTCGCCGAGGCGATGGTGGCCCTGGTGCTCGCCGAGGCCGCCACGGAGAAGTTCGGCGGCGACTCGGTGACCGAGATGCGCCGCAACCTGACGGGCTACCTCGACTCCCTGGTCATCAGATGA
- a CDS encoding APC family permease — translation MTDQATGPRLDLAPPPRVVGEDEDARLAEFGYEQKLDRSVGKIASFAIGFSTISATTAVFTGFGAGYFNAGSPFIWTLFLAIPVFLLWTLIAADMAAKIPLAGYAYQWTSRLNGSSYGWFTGCAALIGWVSGMTSLGYIFAGYLGSLLGWDLTQAEQIFIAVGVVSICVLINAYRLRLATFLNNIGVGLELVITIAVTLIVAVVAFAVHDDAQPISSLFQGTTPDGQTQSYFIAWLTASLGPFFGLVGVEAVADVAEETKGARRVIPRTMFYAFASSCVIEFLMYFVYVLAIRNPSELTDSSAPIEVIITQQLGPVFSRITVAVALTNILVCLLANVLVATRLLYSLSRDNMMPFSRALRHVSPARKTPSTAVVSLGVVSVLMLLSALVNARAFNYFLGIATLAFFTTYVLQTVGLLVASRQGRVPAAEPGTYDLGKARTPVLVISLVVFLVVEAALLFLPAFAGNGIVFAGILGLPLLWWLLVLRRRLKAGAAGTRYAQQHPEENQSAGLRV, via the coding sequence TGACCTCGCTCCACCGCCGCGCGTCGTCGGCGAGGACGAGGACGCCCGGCTTGCCGAGTTCGGGTACGAGCAGAAGCTCGACCGCTCGGTCGGCAAGATCGCCTCATTCGCCATCGGCTTCTCGACGATCAGCGCGACCACCGCCGTCTTCACCGGGTTCGGCGCCGGCTATTTCAATGCCGGGTCCCCGTTCATCTGGACCCTCTTCCTGGCGATCCCGGTGTTCCTGCTGTGGACCCTGATCGCCGCCGACATGGCCGCCAAGATCCCCCTGGCCGGGTACGCCTACCAGTGGACGAGCCGGCTCAACGGCTCCAGCTACGGCTGGTTCACCGGGTGCGCGGCGCTCATCGGCTGGGTCAGCGGAATGACGAGCCTGGGTTACATCTTCGCCGGCTATCTGGGCAGCCTCCTGGGGTGGGACCTCACCCAGGCCGAACAGATCTTCATCGCCGTCGGCGTGGTCAGCATATGCGTACTAATCAATGCCTACCGGTTGCGTCTGGCCACGTTCCTCAACAACATCGGCGTCGGCCTCGAGCTGGTCATCACCATCGCCGTCACGCTCATCGTGGCGGTGGTGGCGTTCGCCGTCCACGACGACGCCCAGCCGATCAGCTCGCTGTTCCAAGGTACGACGCCCGACGGCCAGACGCAGTCGTACTTCATCGCCTGGCTGACCGCGTCGCTGGGACCGTTCTTCGGCCTGGTCGGCGTCGAAGCGGTCGCCGACGTGGCCGAGGAAACCAAGGGTGCGCGTCGGGTCATTCCCCGCACGATGTTCTACGCGTTCGCGAGCTCGTGCGTCATCGAATTCCTCATGTACTTCGTGTACGTCCTCGCCATCAGGAACCCGAGTGAACTCACCGACTCGTCCGCCCCGATCGAGGTGATCATCACCCAGCAGCTGGGTCCGGTGTTCTCGCGCATCACCGTGGCGGTCGCACTGACGAACATCCTCGTCTGCCTGCTCGCCAACGTCCTGGTGGCGACGCGGCTGCTGTACTCCCTCTCGCGCGACAACATGATGCCGTTCTCCCGTGCCCTCCGGCACGTCTCGCCGGCCCGCAAGACGCCGTCCACCGCCGTCGTCAGCCTCGGTGTGGTCTCGGTGCTCATGCTGCTGTCCGCCCTGGTCAACGCGCGTGCATTCAACTACTTCCTGGGAATCGCCACGCTCGCGTTCTTCACCACCTACGTCCTGCAGACCGTCGGACTGCTCGTCGCGAGTCGGCAGGGACGAGTTCCCGCGGCGGAGCCCGGAACCTACGACCTGGGGAAAGCGCGGACCCCGGTGCTGGTGATCAGCCTGGTGGTCTTCCTCGTGGTCGAGGCCGCCCTGCTGTTCCTGCCTGCGTTTGCCGGGAACGGCATCGTGTTCGCCGGCATCCTCGGACTCCCGCTGCTCTGGTGGCTGCTGGTCCTCCGGCGCAGGTTGAAGGCCGGCGCGGCGGGAACGCGATACGCCCAGCAACACCCGGAGGAAAATCAGTCCGCGGGACTACGCGTCTGA